The window ATGAATAAAGAACAACAATTCTGGCAACGATTTATTGAACTAGTCCAAGCAAGTTTCAAAGCTTCCATTTATGATTTTTACGTTGCAGATGCAAGATTACTAAACCTAGAACAGCAAGTAGCCACCATCTTCTTAAATCGCCCATTTAAAAAAGATTTCTGGGAAACAAACTTTGAGGAGCTAATGATTGCGGCTAGTTTTGAAATTTTCGGTGAACCGCTCACTACTCGCTACCAATTTACAGAAGAAGTGACTGAAGTAGTTTCTACTACTAGAACAACATACAGCCCTTCCACCCCGTCTTCTATAACTGATATAGCAGAGGGAGTACTACAACCTGTTCATTCTGATATAAAATCCCAATATACCTTTTCAAACTTTGTTCAAGGAGATAACAATCATTGGGCAAAAGCGGCTGCACTAGCTGTTTCTGATAACTTAGGAGAGCTCTATAATCCACTATTTATCTTTGGTGGACCAGGTTTAGGGAAAACTCATATTCTAAATGCAATCGGTAATAAGGTCCTAGCTGACAATCCTCATGCAAAAATAAAGTATGTTTCATCAGAAACTTTTATCAATGAGTTATTGGAACACATGCGATTAAATAAAATGAAACAGTTCAAAGAAATCTATCGTAATCTTGACCTGCTCCTCATTGATGATATCCAATCCATTCAGAAAAAAGAAACCACGCAAGAAGAATTTTTCCATACTTTCAATGCACTCCATCAAAAAAATAAACAAATAGTCCTGACAAGTGATAGAAACCCTGACTATCTAGACAATCTTGAAGAACGATTAGTCACTCGTTTTAAGTGGGGCTTAACGAGTGAAATCACACCTCCTGACTTTGAAACACGCATTGCTATTTTACGCAATAAATGCGAGGCCTTCCCTTATGATTTCACTAATGATACCCTGTCCTACTTAGCAGGTCAATTTGATTCCAACGTCCGTGATCTTGAGGGAGCATTGAAAGACATTAACCTACTTGCTACCATGCGAAATCTGTCTGAGATAACAGTAGAAGTAGCTGCTGAAGCCATTCGTTCTAGGAAGCAAACAAACCCTCAAAACATGGTCATTCCGATTGAAAAAATCCAAACAGAAGTTGGAAATTTCTATGGAGTTAGCCTCAAAGAAATAAAGGGCTCTAAACGTGTCCAACACATTGTTCACGCGCGCCAGGTTGCTATGTTCTTAGCCCGCGAAATGACAGACAACTCTTTGCCAAAAATTGGTAGAGAATTTGGTAATCGTGACCATACAACAGTCATGCACGCCTATAATAAGATTAAAAGTTTGCTAATGGATGATGATAATTTAGAAATCGAAATAACCAGTATCAAAAATAAAATTCGATGACCTGTGTATAAGTTTTAAAAAATCCATCTACTTTTCCACAAGTTGTGAACAAGCTATTTTTCTTGAAATTTATGGCTTTGACCTACTTTTCCACAGAATACACAGGACCTACTACTACTACTAACCTTATAAATAATAAATAAAGGAGTTTCCATGATTCAATTTTCAATTAACAAAAATGTATTTCTCCAAGCACTAAATACAACTAAACGAGCAATCAGCACAAAAAATGCTATTCCCATTCTTTCAACTGTTAAAATCACGGTTACTAGTGATGGAATTACTTTAACAGGTTCTAATGGACAGATTTCTATCGAACATTTTATTTCTATCCAGGATGAAAATGCAGGTCTGTTGATAAGCTCTCCTGGCGCTATTCTTTTAGAAGCAGGCTTCTTTATCAATATTGTATCTAGCCTACCTGATGTTGTAGTTGATTTTAATGAAATTGAGCAAAAGCAAGTTGTACTAACAAGTGGTAAGTCTGAAATTACTTTGAAAGGTAAAGATGCGGAACAGTATCCTCGTCTGCAAGAAGTGCCAACTTCAAAACCTTTGGTCCTAGAAACAAAAGTACTAAAACAAACTATCAATGAAACAGCCTTTGCAGCTTCATTACAAGAAAGTCGCCCAATACTAACAGGTGTTCACTTTGTCTTGACAGATAATAAAAATCTAAAAACAGTTGCGACAGATTCACACCGTATGAGCCAACGAAAATTAGTTCTTGAAAAAGCAGGGGACGATTTTAATGTGGTGATTCCAAGTCGTTCTCTTCGCGAATTTACAGTCGTTTTTACGGATGATATCGAAACTGTAGAAGTATTCTTCTCCAACAATCAAATCCTTTTCAGAAGTGAGCATATTAGTTTCTATACACGCTTGCTTGAAGGAACCTATCCAGATACGGATCGCCTGATTCCAACGGAATTCAAAACAGTTGCTGTCTTTGACACAGCTAATCTCCGTCATTCAATGGAACGTGCCCGTCTTCTTTCAAATGCAACTCAGAATGGTACAGTGAAACTTGAGATTGCTAACAATATTGTCACAGCTCATGTAAACTCACCAGAAGTTGGACGTGTAAACGAAGAATTGGATACCTTGGAAGTGACCGGTGAAGACTTGGTAATTAGTTTTAACCCGACTTACTTGATTGAAGCCTTGAAGGCTACCAATAGTGAGCAGGTCAAAATTAGCTTTATCTCATCTGTTCGTCCATTTACAGTGGTACCAAATAGCGAAGGGGATGACCTCATTCAATTGGTGACACCAGTTCGAACCAACTAATTCCAACATAAACGGCTAGTTTAGCCGTTTTTATGTTATACTGAAAGAAATAGAACTAAAGGAGTATCTATGTACCAATTAGGAACCTTTGTCGAAATGAAAAAGCCCCATGCCTGTGTCATCAAATCGACCGGCAAGAAGGCCAATAAGTGGGAGGTTATCCGACTAGGAGCAGATATTAAAATCCGCTGCAGTAATTGTGACCATGTTGTTATGATGAGCCGGCATGATTTTGAACGAAAAATGAAACAAGTTCTGCCGAGTGAAGCTTAGTTGACAGTTTGCAACTGCTGGTTGCGATTTTTTCCTAAAAATTGCTAGTCAACTCTTCCTTTCTAAGCTATAATAGACTTAGAAAAAAGAGGAGGAAATGATCATGAAGCAGTTAGCACAGCAAATTCGAGTTTTACGCACATCCAAGAACCTATCCCAAGATGAGTTGGCAGAGAAACTCTATATTTCCCGTCAGGCTGTTTCCAAGTGGGAAAATGGCGAAGCAACGCCAGATATTGATAAACTGGTTCAGCTGGCAGAAATCTTTGGTGTTAGTCTGGATTATCTGGTTTTAGGAAAAGAGCATGAGAAGGAAATTGTGGTGGAACAACGAGGAAAAATGAATGGTTGGGAATACTTGTACGAAGAATCCAAACGACCTCTTACAAGAGGAGATGTTGTCGTTCTCATTTTTTTTGCAGTTATATTTTTAGGTGGATTATTCATTAAGTATTATTTTTAACGAAGCTTGCCAAACAGCAAGCTTTTTCTCTACTTTTCTGCTATAATAGTCATGATTGAATTTTTAATTGGAGAGTAAAAAAACATGGCTTTAACAGCAGGAATCGTCGGTTTGCCAAACGTTGGTAAATCAACCCTATTTAACGCAATTACCAAGGCAGGAGCAGAGGCAGCAAACTATCCTTTCGCGACTATTGATCCAAACGTCGGCATGGTGGAAGTGCCTGATGA is drawn from Streptococcus sp. 29892 and contains these coding sequences:
- the dnaN gene encoding DNA polymerase III subunit beta, whose protein sequence is MIQFSINKNVFLQALNTTKRAISTKNAIPILSTVKITVTSDGITLTGSNGQISIEHFISIQDENAGLLISSPGAILLEAGFFINIVSSLPDVVVDFNEIEQKQVVLTSGKSEITLKGKDAEQYPRLQEVPTSKPLVLETKVLKQTINETAFAASLQESRPILTGVHFVLTDNKNLKTVATDSHRMSQRKLVLEKAGDDFNVVIPSRSLREFTVVFTDDIETVEVFFSNNQILFRSEHISFYTRLLEGTYPDTDRLIPTEFKTVAVFDTANLRHSMERARLLSNATQNGTVKLEIANNIVTAHVNSPEVGRVNEELDTLEVTGEDLVISFNPTYLIEALKATNSEQVKISFISSVRPFTVVPNSEGDDLIQLVTPVRTN
- a CDS encoding DUF951 domain-containing protein, producing the protein MYQLGTFVEMKKPHACVIKSTGKKANKWEVIRLGADIKIRCSNCDHVVMMSRHDFERKMKQVLPSEA
- a CDS encoding helix-turn-helix domain-containing protein, with translation MKQLAQQIRVLRTSKNLSQDELAEKLYISRQAVSKWENGEATPDIDKLVQLAEIFGVSLDYLVLGKEHEKEIVVEQRGKMNGWEYLYEESKRPLTRGDVVVLIFFAVIFLGGLFIKYYF